The Acidobacteriota bacterium genomic interval AGTTGCGGGTGCGGCAGCATGCGCTCGGCGACGGGCAGCGGTGGCAGCACTATGGCGTCCTCATGCAGACGGGCTGGGAATCGTCGCTCGAGTCCCTGAAGCGCTATATGGAGGACGGCGCCATGCCCCGCCTGCCCCCGCGCGGAGTCCCGCCGCCCCGGCGCTAGGGGCTCGTGGTGAAACCCCGCGTGGCACCGAAAGCGGCGAGGCGCACGGCATGGCGACGCGACAGATAGTCATTGTCGGCGGGGGCGTTATTGGCTCGTCCATCGCCTGGCACCTCCGGACCAGCGGGCGCGGCGTCGACGTCACGGTCATCGAACGGGATCCCGCCTATCGCCGCGCGTCGTCGTTTCTGGCGATGGGGGGCGTCCGGCAGCAGTTCAGCTCCGCCGCCAACATCCGCCTCGCACAACGCAGCATCGGCTTCTACCGGCGGTTCGACGAGACGATGGGCGCGCCCGGCGCGCGGCCCCGGGCGTGGCTCCGGCAGCGTGGCTATCTCTTTCTCGTGAACGACGCAATGGTCGAGCGGTTCGAACGCCGCTATGCGACGCAGCGGTCGCTCGGCGCGAACGTCGAGCGGCTGAGCGTCGAGGCGATCCGCGCCCATGCGCCGGACCTGCGGCTCGATGACATCCGCTTCGGCCTGTTCGGCCCCGACGACGGCTACGCCAACCCGCGCGAAGTGCTGGCCGGGTTCCGGCGGGCGGCGGAAGCGGCGGGCGCAACCTACGTAACCGGGTCGGTGACCGGGGTGGCGGTTGCGGGCGGGCGCGTCCGGGATGTCACGCTGGACGACGTCAACGCCGTTCCTGCCGATGCGCTCGTCAACGCGGCGGGGCCGTTCGCCGCGCGGCTTGCCGCGATGGCGGGCGTCGATCTGCCGGTGGCGCCGGTTCGACAGCACCTGTTCCGGTGCGCCCTTCCCCACCGCTGGCCGTACCGCTTTCCGGTCGTGATCGACCCGACCGGCGTCCACTGGCGGCACGACGACCCGGCCGCGCCGGACGGGCAGGATCGAATCATCGTCGCGAAGACAAGACTGGACGAGCCGGCCGGCGAGAACTTCGACTGCGACCTGTCACGCTGGGAAGACGATTTCCGGCCGCCCCTGGTGCGGCGGCTCCCGGCGCTCGGCGCGGTCGAGCTGATCGAGGGGTGGGCCGGACTGTACGAGATGACGCCGGATCACAACCCGCTCATCGGCGCGCATCCGGCTATCGCCGGCTTCTACCTCGCGAACGGTTTCAGCGGCCATGGCCTTATGATGGCGCCCGCGGTCGGTGCGGCGATGGCCGAGCTGCTGACGACCGGCGCGTCGACGCGCATCGACATCGCACCGTTCGACCCGACACGGTTCGCCCGGGGCGAG includes:
- a CDS encoding FAD-binding oxidoreductase encodes the protein MATRQIVIVGGGVIGSSIAWHLRTSGRGVDVTVIERDPAYRRASSFLAMGGVRQQFSSAANIRLAQRSIGFYRRFDETMGAPGARPRAWLRQRGYLFLVNDAMVERFERRYATQRSLGANVERLSVEAIRAHAPDLRLDDIRFGLFGPDDGYANPREVLAGFRRAAEAAGATYVTGSVTGVAVAGGRVRDVTLDDVNAVPADALVNAAGPFAARLAAMAGVDLPVAPVRQHLFRCALPHRWPYRFPVVIDPTGVHWRHDDPAAPDGQDRIIVAKTRLDEPAGENFDCDLSRWEDDFRPPLVRRLPALGAVELIEGWAGLYEMTPDHNPLIGAHPAIAGFYLANGFSGHGLMMAPAVGAAMAELLTTGASTRIDIAPFDPTRFARGETFHDDAMI